CGTGTCGCCATGAAGAAAGGCCAATTCTGCGCAGTGGCGCTGACGAGCGATGCGAGGCAGTAGATGATCAGTGCCCACACCATCACTGTGCGGCGGCCGATCACGTCACCGAGGATGCCAGCGAGCGCGGCGCCGAAGAAGTAGCCAATGAAGGTGCCGCTGCCGAGCACGCCGGTCTGCACGCTGCTCAGATTCCACTGATTGCGCAGCACTGGCAGCATGAAGGCCAGTACCGCGGCATCCATCGCATCGAAGACGTAACCGAGTCCTCCCATCCATAGCAGTTTGCGATGAAAGCTCGAGTACGGTAGGCGCTCTATACGCGCGGGAATCGTCGACATAGCTTCCTTCCAGAAAGGGCGGCGCCGTGGCACCGGGCTTGGTCGAACGAGTATAGGAAGTCGAAATGGGCGGGTCTTGGTTGGAAACCGCATCGAATATGCGGATTCCGGCATCACGATGCGGCGGGCGCGAGCACTGCCTGATTCATGTTTTCTCGCTGGCAGGAGGCTCGGCAGCGTCGCCGTTCGTGCGGCGACGCTTTTCCAGAACCGCGGTCGTCAGGTCCGGACGTTGCGCGGCCTTCAGCACACAGGCGGGCACGCGATCGAGTTCGGTCTGATTGGCGCGTGCCTGCACGCGCATCTCGCTCGGGCTCAGGCCGGTGATGTCGCGAAACACGCGGCCGAACGTGCCGAGGCTTTCCCAGCCGGTCGCGAACGCGATGTCCGTGATGCCGAGGTCGGTGTCACGCAGCAGCGTGGTGGCTTGCTCGATACGGCGCGTCAACAGATAGCGGTGCGGCGGCACGCCGAAGGCCCGCTTGAACGAACGCGCGAAGTGCGCTTCCGACACGCCGCTTACTTCAGCCAGGCGCCGCACCGGCCAGGCTTCGTGCGACGCGGCATCGATGCGGTCTTTCGCGCGCAGCAGGCGGCGCAACAACGCCGGGTCTTCGAGCGCTTCGGCGCTGCCCGGGATGGGAAGGGGCTGGAGTTCAGGGTCGTGTGAGCGGGACATGAGTTCGCATTGGAACGGCTCGTCGAAGAACGCGCGGGTGAAAGAGCCGCCGCGGCGACCGCTTCAAGCGGTCTGCTCGGTCTTGCCGTAAGTGAGCCGGCCGTTTTTCGACAGCAGCACCGCGACAGGCCGCGTCATTTCGAATTCGGAGAAAATGATCGTCATGCTGGCGGTGATGGGCACCGCGAGAAAGGCGCCCGGCACGCCCCACAACGCCGACCACACCGCCATGCTCGCGACAATCGCGAACGGGCTCAGGTTCAGCGAATTGCCCGTCAGATACGGATCGAGAATATTGCCGATCACGAAGTGAATCGCGGACAGCGAAACCAGCACGATCAGGACCGAATTCACGTCGCCGAACTGCAGTACCGACATCAGCACCGGGAACGCAACCGCGAGCACCGAGCCGATATATGGCACATAGTTCAGCAGCGCGGTCAGTATCGCCCACAGCCCGGCGAACTCGAGGCCGACGCTGCGCATCGCGAGCCAGCAGAGCCCGCCGAGCAGCACGCCGAGAAACGTCTTCAGCGCGAGATACGCGCCAATGCGCCGGTTGATGTCGATGACCACGCCCCGGATGCGCGCCGCGTTGGTCGAATTGGCGGTCATGTTCGCCAGCTTGTCGCCGAACGTGCGGCGCTCGAACAGCAGAAAACTCGCATACAGCACGATCACGAACAGGTCGATGATCATCGACGAGAGCGACGCCAGCAGGCCCGTCACCATCGCCTGAATGTTAAGTTGCGTGAGTATGTTCCGCCGCAGTGACTCCCAGGTCGGCTCGCTTTCGAGGTGCAGCAGCGTCGAGATCTTGTGGATCATCAGCAAGACCGAGTCCTGGTAGCGCGGGGCGAGCGCGACGAGCGCGTCATAGTTGGCGACCAGCATGTCGACTGCGAAGAAAATCGCGGCGCAGATCAGGAACATCGACAGCCCATAGCGCAACTGCACCGGCAGCCGCGGGCCGATCAGCGGAATGCGTTGCAGCAGCCGCGTGAGGTCGACCACCAGGTACACCGCGATCGCGCCGAACACGATCGGCACGAAAACCGCACGCCCGATATACAGCAACCAGCCCACAATCAGCAGCAGCAGCACTACGTATACGGACGCTTGCAATCTGTCGGTCATTGCTCAGTGCTCCATGAATCGGCAAACAGGTGCGCCCGCGCTCAACCCGAGGACGACGGCGATCGCCGCGCACGCGCCCGCCGTACGAGCCCCTTACACAGCAGGCCGCGCGATGGACAGAACCGATCTTCGCACAGAACGATGACAGCTCACATATAAAGCGCGCCAGATCGTTCCGTCCGCAAACTCCAGGCCGATACCTCGAAATGCGCCAGCAGAATGTCGCGAAACGTTGTGATGCGCCGGTCTCGCTCGTGAAACCATCTGTTAGGCTGTTTTAATCGGTTTCGATCACCTGACGTGGTTCGACGCGAGCGCCTGCGCCACGCGGTGACAGCGTTCGGCCAAATCACGCAGTGAAACCCGCGCCGCGCGTGGCGGTGCGATGTCCGCACTTTGTCTATGCGCGATGTCCGCTGCACGCATCCCTTTCACCTCACGGCATGGAGAACGAGATGCTGCAACGGCTGGGGTCGCGATTCGTCGCATTAGGTCTGATCTGGACATTGTCCGCTTGTGGCGGCGGAGGTGGCGGCAGCGGCGCGGAGCCGGGCGGCATCGGCTCGAACGGCGCGGCCGGAGCGACCACCCCCGCATCGAGTCCCGCGCCCGCGTCGAGTCCGGCACCGGCATCAAGTTCAACTCCGGCATCAAGTCCAACTCCGGCGTCGAGCCCGTCGGGCGCATCGGACGCGAGCGCGACGACGCCCAAGCTCGCCGCCGCGACGCCGATCATCGACGGCACGACACTCGGCGCCGCCATCTGGCCCGCGGGCGTCACGTCAGCGGGCGGAACCGGTCAGCCCGTCGGCGGACTGAACTGCGCGTTGCGCAGCACCGCGTACACGTATGCTCACGTCTCGATCTATCAGAACGGGCAACTCCTGACGCTGTCGCCCAACATCGGCATGGTCGAGCCGACCATCACCGCGCCGACTGGCTGCGCGTATCCGGTGCACACGGTCGATTCGAGCGGCAAGATCCATATGGACGCGACGACCGGCGCGACTTATACGCTCGGCCAGTTCTTCTCGATCTGGGGCGAGCCGCTGAGTGCGTCAAACGTGGCGGGTCTGACCGCCTCGCCGATCGCGATCTACGTGAACGACGGCGGCACTCTCACGCAATACACGGGCGACCCCGCGAGCCTCGTGCTGAAGCCGCACGACGAAATCACGATCATGGTCGGCACGCCTGTCACACAAGTGCCCACCTATGCGTGGACCGATCCGCCGCCGTTCGACCCGAACCCGATCACGCTCGTCTTCGGAGGCGTGGTCGGCTCGTCGTTCTGGCCGAACGGCACGACGTCGACGGGCGGCAACGGCTCGCCGGTCGACGGCCTGACCTGCGCGCCGAACATGAATGTGCTGTACCACGTGCACGCGCACCTCGCGATCATCAAGGACGGGCAATGGCTCGCGTTGCCGGCGAACGTCGGCATCCTGTCGCAATGCACGTATGAAATGCACACGCACGACAACACCGGCATCATCCATATGGAAGCGCCGACCGAAAGGACCTATACGCTCGGCGACTTCTTCGATATCTGGGGCGAGCCGCTGACGAGCACGAACGTCGCGGGCATCATGGGCGACGTGGTCGCGTATATCAACGACAACGGCGATTCGCGCCGCTATATGGGCGACTTGCGCAATATCGAACTGACATCGTTGCGCGACATCACGCTGCAGATCGGCACGCCGCCGGTGAGCACGTTGGCGACGTATTCGTGGTACGAGCCGCAATAACATCCGCCGCAGGCCGCTTCACTTCGCCGTGATGCGGCTTCAACGCGGCGTACCGGAATGCCCGATGCCGCGCGGCCGGCGCGGCATGATGCCCGCGACTGAGCGCGGCGCCGCGTTCGCGACCAGAATCATCGACGCGCCGGCAAGACCGCTCGACACATGCTTCAACGCATGGCCGGCGATCACGTGATGCGTGAGCTCCCATATCTGCCAATCGAGGCTTTCGAAAATCTTCGCGACCCCGTAGAAGACGATCACGAGCGTCCATGCGATCACGCCGTCCACCTTGCGCGTGAGCGTCATGCCGACGATCAGCATGAGGCCGCCGAACTGCAGAATCGCGTAAGGCCACAGGCTGTTGAATACCAGCCAGTAGCCGACGGTGGCGGGCGACACGACCACCATGATCAGCATCTGCGCCCAGCCGACGCGCTGTCCGCTCCACGACGTCCATAGCATCGCGAGGATGCCGGCGAACACGATCGTCATCGGCAGGCGATCCCAGACGAGCGTCGCGTCGTTCGGCGCCATGTGGTAGTACGCCGAACCGAACGCGGTGAACAGCAGCCCGATCGCGGCGACGACCATGCCGGGAAATTGCGCCGGCTGGTTCGACGCATGCCGCGTGACCCAGCGCAGACAGAGCACGCCGGCGATCAGAATGACGATGTTCGAGAGCACGTCCGCCGCATTGTGCAGCGGCCCCAGCGAGCGCTGATCGGCGAAGTGGTGATACGAGGCAGGCTGCGCGAGCGGCCATATCATCTGTAGCACGGTGCCCGCCAGGAAAAGCAGCACGCTAGCCAGCAGCAAGCGGGAGATCTTCACGTTGCTCGACTCCACAGTGGGGCGAAATGCTCGAAGGCGCCGTGAACCGGACCTTTTACGCCTCTTGGCGACCCTTTTACGCTGACGCGAAGCGGATCACGCTCGCTCGCACGGAAACCGTGCGGCCGATGCGCAGCCGGGTTGGCCCCCGTTCGAATTCGCGCAGCCTGCTCGTATCATCGGACAAAGCGCCTGGCGCAACAAGAGCGTCGGGCGGCGCACCGATGGACATGCGCTCATAGTATTCTTCTCAACCAATGCAAGCTGCGTGCAAGAACGCGCGACCCAAAGGAAGACCCGGACTCCATGCAAGCGCAGATACACCACCCGTCGTTCCCGCATCGTCGATGGAAGGGCGCGCTGTGCGCGCTGCTGTGCGCAAGCCTGCTCGCCGGCTGCGCGCGGTTACCGTCGCTCGAGGACCGCAAGGAGTCGCATGCGTTGTCGCCCGCGGTGGCGGCCACCACGGATCTCGGTCGCGCGGTCGCGCCCGAATTGGCCTCGCACGCGGGGCTGGCGGGCATTTATCCGCTGGCCGATGCGCATGTCGCGTTTGCCGCGCGCATGGACCTGATCCGTTCCGCGCAACGCACGCTCGACATCCAGTACTACATCTGGCGCGACGATCTGACCGGCACGCTGCTGCTCGAACAGATCCACGAAGCGGCGGACCGGGGCGTGCGGGTGCGCCTGCTGCTCGACGATCTCGGCATCGCGTCCGCGCTCGACCCGACACTCTCGGCGCTCAACTCGCATCCGAATATCGAGGTACGCCTGTTCAACCCGTTCGTCGTGCGCAGCCCGAAATTCCTCGGCTTTGTAACCGACTTCTCACGCGCCAATCGGCGCATGCACAACAAGTCACTGACCGCCGACGCCACCGCGACGATCCTCGGCGGCCGCAACATCGGCGACGAGTATTTCGATGCCACCGACGGCGTCGTCTTCGCCGACCTCGATGTCCTCGCGATCGGACCGGCCGCGGCCGACGTGTCGCGCGATTTCGACCGCTACTGGGCCAGCGCGTCGGCGTATCCGGTCGACAAGATCCTGCCGCACGAGAGCGTCGATGAACTGGCCACGCTCGAGCGTGATGCGCAGGCGATCGAACAGGAGCCCGCCGCCGCGGAGTACAAGCAAGCGCTGCGCGGTCCACGCGTCGTGCAGAACCTGCTCGACCACAAGCTGCCGCTCGATTGGGCCAAAACGAAGATGATCAGCGACGACCCCGCGAAAGGCTTGAACGACGCGCCGCCGGAAGCGCTGATTCCGCACCAGCTACGCGAAGTGATGGGCCAGCCGACGAAGTCGCTCGACCTCGTCTCGCCCTACTTCGTGCCGGCGAATACGGGCACGCAGTTTCTGAGCGGCCTCGCCGCCCAGGGCGTCGATGTGCGCGTGTTGACGAACGCGCTGGAAGCGACCGATGTCACCGCCGTGCACTCGGGCTATATCAGGCGGCGCGTCGAGTTGCTGCAAAACGGCGTGCACCTGTATGAATTGCGGCGCGTGGCGGGCGTCATCCAGAAGAAAGAACAGTCGCCGGGGCCGTTCGGCAGCTCGGGTTCGAGCTTGCATGCGAAAACTTTCATCGCCGATTCCCAGCGGGTTTTCGTCGGTTCGTTCAACTTCGATCCGCGCTCCGCGCATCTGAATACCGAGCTTGGCCTCGTGATCGACAGCCCCGATCTCGCGACGCGGGTCGATCGAAAATTTCTCGCTTTGCTGCCGACAGTCGCGTACGCGGTGCATCTCGACGCAAACGGCAAGCTGTACTGGATCGAAACCAACGACGGCGTGGAAACCCGCCTCGATACCGAACCGAATGCGACGTGGTACGCGCGGCTCGGTGTATGGATGCTGTCGATAATGCCAATTGAGTCGTTGCTATAGCTTGCGGTTCAGAACCGTCGCAAATCGCGATCCCGCAATGGATCAGGCGAGCGCTGCGTCGCGCGCAACACGCCGTTGGTGTCGAACGCAAAATTGAACAGCATGTGGTTGATGTTGTTTTCGATGTAACGGTACGACCAGACTTCGCGTTGCGAGAGCCGGAAAAACTGCGTCTGCACGGGGCGGCCGAAATTGGTCAGCACATCCTCGCGCGTCCATTTGCCGATTTCCGCGCGATTGAATTCGCTCAACTGCAACACTTGACGCACGCTCACGATCTTGCCTGAAGCGTCGATGTCGGCGGCGACGGTGGTCGAACCCATCGGCTGGGTCGGCCACATCAGCCTGCGGCCGCCTCCGGGCAGGTCATAGGTTTCGCGCGGCGGACCCATCCGGGCGATGATCGCCGCTTGGTCCTGCCCAGCCTGGAATTGCTGCCACGGTTGCGCGCAAGCGGCGAGCATCAACGCCGTCACGCACGTGAGCGCGGCGCGGCGCAAAACCAGCGGCGCCCGTGCCGTTCGCGCAACAGCGTTTCGAACGTGGGCGACTCGGGCAAGCATGGGTTCCTCCCGTTACGTTCGATCGCGCGTCGATCGGGAAACCCTCACCGCGCAAAAGCCAAGGCGACACGGGCAATGCGCCCGCTCGCCGATGGCTGCACTGAGGTAACCGACGCTTACTGCACGAGCTTCGCGCGCAGACGCGAGTGCTCGTCCGCAGAAATGGAACCGGACGCTTTCAACTTGTCGAGCTTGTCGATTTCGTCGGCGACACTGAAGCCCACCACATTGCGCAAATCTTCGCGCATCTGCCTGGCCCGCGCCTGATCGCGTTCCGCCATGCCGCGATGCTGCGTGAGCAGATACGCGAAGATGCCGATATACGGCAGGATGATCAGGAAAATCACCCACAGAACCTTGCCCCATCCCGACACGTCATGGCGGCGGAACAGGTCGCTCGACACCGTGATCAACAGCCAGAACCACAGAATAAAGATGAAGATGGAAAAAACGTCGGCCAGAAAATTCGGGAATGTGAAACCATCATTAAAGAAGAGCATTGTTGTTCTCCAGTCATTCCGGTTGCAATTGAAAGGCGGAACGGATTTCGACCTATGGTTGCCTGCTATGGATGGCGCATATGATTAGCATGGCAGCGCTGAAAATCTACCATGACCGCATGTCAACTGGGCACGTGCATTCATACTGTATGAAAGACATGCGCATGATGCGGCACTTTTTGTCTTTATAGACTATTCCGATCAAGTAGCGAGAGCAATTTTTAAGGATTCCCTTCGATTTGCGATTTCTGACGATCTGGCGATCATGCCGCTGGCATTAGACATGCATCATGTGAAAACGAGGTCAAAGGCGAGCGCCATTGCTATGCAAAAAAAATGCCAAAAAAGTGTTTGCGAGATGCATCGATTGAAGGGCAGCCTTCGTTCACTTTCGTAAACAAACCTGAATAAATTCGGAGCATGCGTCAGCAGCTAGCCCGGACCACGAGCGCATCCGCAGGTGCCGCAGCCGGATCGGTCACCTCGATTGTCATATGCGTGAGCGCGCTTTTCGCTGCAAACGCATCGAGCCACTGCCGTGCGAGGCGCGGCAGCACGTGCTGTTCGATAAAGCCGATCAAAAGACGCGCCCCGGTCTCCTGCACGAGGCAGCGCCCGACGATGTAGTCGACCACCTCCGATGTATAGCTCAGCGCGATGCCGTTGTTATCCGCCATGCGCCGAACGACGCGATCGAGATGCAAACGCACGATCCGCGCGAACGAATCCGAGCCCAGCGGACGATATGGCACCAGCGTCACACGCCCGAGAAAGGCGGCCGGAAACGCCTTCAGCAATTCCGTCGCAAGCGCGGAACGCAGACCGTCAAAATCCGGTGCAAGCATTTCGTCCGCGCATAGGCTCGCGCTCAGATCGGCGCCGACATTGCTGGTCATCAGGATGGTCGTATTGCGGAAATCGATATAGCGACCATCGCCGTCTTCCATGTAGCCCTTGTCCAGCACCTGGTAGAACATTTCATGCACGTCGCCGTGCGCCTTTTCAATTTCGTCGAGCAGCACGACCGAGTACGGACGTCGGCGCACCGCTTCGGTCAGCACACCGCCCTCGCCGTAACCGACGTAGCCAGGCGGCGCGCCCTTGAGTCCCGAGACCGTATGCGCCTCCTGGTATTCGCTCATGTTGATCGTGATGAGATTCTGTTCGCCGCCGTAGAGCGCCTCCGCCAACGCGAGCGCGGTTTCCGTCTTGCCGACGCCGGACGGTCCCGCGAGAAGGAAGACGCCGAGCGGCTTGCGCGGGTCCGCGAGCCCGGCGCGCGCCGTCTGCACGCGCTCGCCGATCTGTTGCAAAGCGTCGTGCTGGCCGATCACGCGCGCCGCCAGCGTGGCGGGCAGCATCTGCACGGCGCTCACCTCGTCGGTGATCATGCGTCCGACTGGAATACCGGTCCAGTCAGAGACGATGTCGGCGACGATCGCTTCGCCGACTTCCGGAAACACGAATGGCGTAGCCGCCTGCAGGTTCGATAACGTGCGCTCCAGCTCGCGCAAAGTCTGCAGTTCGCTCGCCGCGCTATCGCGCGCGTCGGCCTCGGGTCCGCCTGCTGCGGCGCGCGCGCTCACGGCCTCGCGCGCGCCCGCCAGCGCCTTCGCCGCCTCGGACTGGGTCTGCCAGGCGGTTTCGACAACACGATCCTCGAACTCGAGGGTTGCGATGGTCGCGTTGACGTCGGCCAGCGCGGCCTCGCTGCCAAGCCCGATACGCACCTCGTTCCCGAGCAGCTCGGCTTTGACGCGCGCCGCTTGCAAGCGCTCGCGAATCCGCTGCAATTCGCGCGGCGGCGCATGCTGCGATAGCGCGACGCGCGCGCAGGCGGTGTCGAGCAGGCTGATCGCCTTGTCCGGCAACTGACGCGACGGAATATAGCGATGCGACAGTGTCACGGCTGCGCGAATCGCTTCGTCGAGAACCACGACGCCATGATGGCTCGCGAGCGTGCGTGCGAGTCCGCGGACCATGTCGATCGCGGACGGCTCCTCTGGCTCGGCGATCTGCAGCACCTGAAAGCGCCGCGTGAGCGCCGGGTCTTTCTCGATGTGCCGCTTGTACTCGACCCACGTCGTCGCGCCGATCGTGCGCAACGTGCCGCGGGCGAGCGCCGGTTTCAGCAGGTTTGCCGCGTCGCCGGTGCCGGCCTGACCGCCGGCGCCGATCAGCGTGTGAATCTCGTCGACGAACAGCACGACCGGAGCCGCCGACTTCGCCGCCTCCTCGAGTACCGACTTCAGCCTGGCCTCGAATTCGCCCTTCATGCTCGCGCCCGCAAGCAGCGCACCGACGTCGAGGCTCAACAGCCGCACGTCGGCAAGTTTCGGCGGGACTTCGCCGGCCGCGATCGCGCGCGCGAGACCTTCGACGACCGCCGTCTTGCCAACCCCGGCGTCGCCGGTCAGAAGCGGATTATTTTGGCGCCGCCGCAACAGCACGTCGATCATCGTGCGAATCTCGACTTCGCGGCCAACCACCGGATCGATTTCACCGGCGCGCGCACGTGCGGTCAGATCCGCGCAAAACTGCGCAAGTGCCGCCGCGCCCTTCGCCGAGGCTGCGAGCGCACCGGACGCCTCGCCCGGCACCGCGGACGAAAAGTCGCTCTGGTCGTACGGGGTGTCCTTCTCTTCGGGGGAACCGTCGATCCAGGCTGGCAACGCATCGTGAAGGCGGTCGACGGCAATCTTGCCGAACTCCGGCGAAATGGCCAGCAGCAAGCGCCGTAAGTCCGGCGTCTCGACAAGCGCCGCCATCAGCCATGCACCGCGAATCCGCCCGTCGCCGAACGCCAGCGTCGCGACGACCCACGCGCGCTCGATTGCCGTCTCGACATGATGCGAAAAATCCGTGAGCGCGCTCGCCCCGGACGGCAGCGCGGCAAGTGCCCTCTGCAGGTCCCGCTCGAGCAGTTCGCGGCTGATGCCGCAGTGTCTGACGATGCGGTGCAGGTCGCTATCGGACTGCGCGAGCAGCTGGTGCAGCCAGTGCACCAGCTCGATATACGGGTTGCCGCGCAGCTTGGAAAACGCCGTAGCGGATTCGATGCTCCTGAAGAGCGTCGCGCCGAGCTTGCCGAACAACGCGTGGCGTGAAATGGACATGATGACGTTGCAGGTAAAGATGTTTGTTGCGGAAAGCGCGGCTCTGCCGTGACATCCGGCACACCGCGCGCAGGTATCCGAAAAAGCGTGCTGGCCACACTGATCGAGCGACAAGGATAGGCGGTCGATCGCTGCGTGTATTTGGGCCGTCGCCCATATTCCGCTCGAGGTGCGCGAAGTAGCATTCACATCTGCCAGGCGCCAACCCGCATTTTTAGTTGGTGATCCTTTTATGTCTTCGTCGGGAGAGTCTTTTACCAATGCGCGCTTTACAGGCAGATCTGATTCGCCATTGCATACCGGCCAAGCAATGACTGGATATCACGCTCGCTGGGACCATTCACCTTTCGAAGCGGGTGCGCTCAGGACGTTCGCACGAACCATCCAGTCTCTCGGGCTCGTTCGTACCGCTTCGCGCAACGGTCGCGCCGGCGTGGCGTGTTCGTCTGACGCTGTTCCGAGCGCGCATCCCGACCTTCAGCTTATGCCCGATTTGTTACTGAACCCGCCTCCCGAAAAAGCGAACACGCCTGAAGAATCCGTCCCGACACCACCGTCGAGCCTGAATCCGCCCGCGGACCGGATCGAGCCCGTGCTCACGAAGCCGGATGACTTCAGCGACCTGATCGCACTAGCCGACGAGGACGATGACGATGACGATCCGCTGCAGTTGCGGCGCGAACCGCATTCAGCGGAACGCGGCGGACACGACGGCATGGCAAAGCTTCTGGCAGCCGACATCGATGAAGCGGACCCGCTCGCCGCGCTCACGCTCGAATACCGTGAAGCGCTGCTGAACCGGAAGAGCGAGAACGGGCCCGAGCCCAAGGCGTCGGCCGAAGCTCAGAGCGAGTCGATCATCGGGTCACCTCCCGATCCGTTCGCCGAACTTGTCGATCCGTCGCAGACGGAAGCGTCCGTGTTCGACCTGCTGACGCAGGGGAAGAACATCGACACCCTGCTCGATGGTCTTGACTCGTTCGGTGCCGAGCAGATTTTCGAGGCGGACCAAACGCACGAGATCCTCGCGCTGCTCGCGCCGCGCGGAATTCCCGCACACCGTGCGAGCAGGACCGCGCTGCTCGCACGCGAAGAACATCACCTGGTCAGCATGGACAGCCACATCGCCATGCCTGAATCGATCGAATACGAAGAGCCTGCATTTTCAGATGAACATAACCGCTGACCTGCCCAAGTCGGACCCTCCAACCCTTAGCAGCCTGCTCGACGCGCAGACCTACGGCGAACTGAAGGAGCAAACCATCGACAAAGTGCGCAAGCATCCGTCGAACGTGCGCGAACGCTGGCTGCTGTTCGAGCTGTTGTGCCTGGACGGCGAATGGAACCGCGCGCTACAGCAGTTGCAGACGTGGGCCACGCTCGAGCCGGAAGGCACATCGCGCGCCCAGATGTATCGCGGGCTGATCCGCAGCGAGATGTTCCGCGCCGAGGTGTTCGCGGGTCAGCGCACGCCGGGCGAGATCGAGCCGCTGCCCGAATGGGTGAAAACACTGCTGCAAGCCAACCTCGAGCTCGGCGAGGGCAATCTCGCCGCCGCCGATGAACTGCGCGGCGCCGCGTTGGACGCCGCGCCGGCCACGCGCGGCGAAAGCACGCAGATCGGCGAATTCGAGTGGCTGACCGATAGCGATAGCCGGCTGGGTCCGGTGTGTGAGCTGACCGTCGCGGGCGGTTATCGCTGGGTGCCGTTCGACTCGATGAAATCGCTGACACTCGGTCCGGTCACCGCGTTGACCGACCTCGTATGGCGCTCGGCCGTCGTGGGCCTACGCGACGCGACTGTCCTGCGCGGCTATCTGCCGGTGCGCTATCCCGGCTCGGAAACTGGCTCCGCTGCCACCCGGCTCGCGCGCGAAACCACCTGGAAAGACGTTGGAGAAACGGGCGTGATCGCGCTCGGCCAGAAAACCTGGAGCACCGACAAGGGCGACGTCGGCCTGCTCGACATCGGCGAATGCCGGTTCAATCACGACGAGCGCGTATGACCAGGTCCGACGCGCGGCACCGGCAAGCCTATATGCCGTCGCTGATCGACCGCCTGCTCGACGACGCGCCCGCGCGGCGCAGCGAGCGGCCCGACGCCTATGCGCCGAACAGCGAAGGCATGCGCCGCATCATC
The nucleotide sequence above comes from Paraburkholderia youngii. Encoded proteins:
- a CDS encoding helix-turn-helix domain-containing protein, which codes for MSRSHDPELQPLPIPGSAEALEDPALLRRLLRAKDRIDAASHEAWPVRRLAEVSGVSEAHFARSFKRAFGVPPHRYLLTRRIEQATTLLRDTDLGITDIAFATGWESLGTFGRVFRDITGLSPSEMRVQARANQTELDRVPACVLKAAQRPDLTTAVLEKRRRTNGDAAEPPASEKT
- a CDS encoding AI-2E family transporter, whose translation is MTDRLQASVYVVLLLLIVGWLLYIGRAVFVPIVFGAIAVYLVVDLTRLLQRIPLIGPRLPVQLRYGLSMFLICAAIFFAVDMLVANYDALVALAPRYQDSVLLMIHKISTLLHLESEPTWESLRRNILTQLNIQAMVTGLLASLSSMIIDLFVIVLYASFLLFERRTFGDKLANMTANSTNAARIRGVVIDINRRIGAYLALKTFLGVLLGGLCWLAMRSVGLEFAGLWAILTALLNYVPYIGSVLAVAFPVLMSVLQFGDVNSVLIVLVSLSAIHFVIGNILDPYLTGNSLNLSPFAIVASMAVWSALWGVPGAFLAVPITASMTIIFSEFEMTRPVAVLLSKNGRLTYGKTEQTA
- a CDS encoding phospholipase D family protein: MQAQIHHPSFPHRRWKGALCALLCASLLAGCARLPSLEDRKESHALSPAVAATTDLGRAVAPELASHAGLAGIYPLADAHVAFAARMDLIRSAQRTLDIQYYIWRDDLTGTLLLEQIHEAADRGVRVRLLLDDLGIASALDPTLSALNSHPNIEVRLFNPFVVRSPKFLGFVTDFSRANRRMHNKSLTADATATILGGRNIGDEYFDATDGVVFADLDVLAIGPAAADVSRDFDRYWASASAYPVDKILPHESVDELATLERDAQAIEQEPAAAEYKQALRGPRVVQNLLDHKLPLDWAKTKMISDDPAKGLNDAPPEALIPHQLREVMGQPTKSLDLVSPYFVPANTGTQFLSGLAAQGVDVRVLTNALEATDVTAVHSGYIRRRVELLQNGVHLYELRRVAGVIQKKEQSPGPFGSSGSSLHAKTFIADSQRVFVGSFNFDPRSAHLNTELGLVIDSPDLATRVDRKFLALLPTVAYAVHLDANGKLYWIETNDGVETRLDTEPNATWYARLGVWMLSIMPIESLL
- a CDS encoding PLDc N-terminal domain-containing protein, with the protein product MLFFNDGFTFPNFLADVFSIFIFILWFWLLITVSSDLFRRHDVSGWGKVLWVIFLIILPYIGIFAYLLTQHRGMAERDQARARQMREDLRNVVGFSVADEIDKLDKLKASGSISADEHSRLRAKLVQ
- the tssH gene encoding type VI secretion system ATPase TssH; the protein is MSISRHALFGKLGATLFRSIESATAFSKLRGNPYIELVHWLHQLLAQSDSDLHRIVRHCGISRELLERDLQRALAALPSGASALTDFSHHVETAIERAWVVATLAFGDGRIRGAWLMAALVETPDLRRLLLAISPEFGKIAVDRLHDALPAWIDGSPEEKDTPYDQSDFSSAVPGEASGALAASAKGAAALAQFCADLTARARAGEIDPVVGREVEIRTMIDVLLRRRQNNPLLTGDAGVGKTAVVEGLARAIAAGEVPPKLADVRLLSLDVGALLAGASMKGEFEARLKSVLEEAAKSAAPVVLFVDEIHTLIGAGGQAGTGDAANLLKPALARGTLRTIGATTWVEYKRHIEKDPALTRRFQVLQIAEPEEPSAIDMVRGLARTLASHHGVVVLDEAIRAAVTLSHRYIPSRQLPDKAISLLDTACARVALSQHAPPRELQRIRERLQAARVKAELLGNEVRIGLGSEAALADVNATIATLEFEDRVVETAWQTQSEAAKALAGAREAVSARAAAGGPEADARDSAASELQTLRELERTLSNLQAATPFVFPEVGEAIVADIVSDWTGIPVGRMITDEVSAVQMLPATLAARVIGQHDALQQIGERVQTARAGLADPRKPLGVFLLAGPSGVGKTETALALAEALYGGEQNLITINMSEYQEAHTVSGLKGAPPGYVGYGEGGVLTEAVRRRPYSVVLLDEIEKAHGDVHEMFYQVLDKGYMEDGDGRYIDFRNTTILMTSNVGADLSASLCADEMLAPDFDGLRSALATELLKAFPAAFLGRVTLVPYRPLGSDSFARIVRLHLDRVVRRMADNNGIALSYTSEVVDYIVGRCLVQETGARLLIGFIEQHVLPRLARQWLDAFAAKSALTHMTIEVTDPAAAPADALVVRASC
- a CDS encoding TagK domain-containing protein, producing the protein MPDLLLNPPPEKANTPEESVPTPPSSLNPPADRIEPVLTKPDDFSDLIALADEDDDDDDPLQLRREPHSAERGGHDGMAKLLAADIDEADPLAALTLEYREALLNRKSENGPEPKASAEAQSESIIGSPPDPFAELVDPSQTEASVFDLLTQGKNIDTLLDGLDSFGAEQIFEADQTHEILALLAPRGIPAHRASRTALLAREEHHLVSMDSHIAMPESIEYEEPAFSDEHNR
- a CDS encoding type VI secretion system accessory protein TagJ, with the translated sequence MNITADLPKSDPPTLSSLLDAQTYGELKEQTIDKVRKHPSNVRERWLLFELLCLDGEWNRALQQLQTWATLEPEGTSRAQMYRGLIRSEMFRAEVFAGQRTPGEIEPLPEWVKTLLQANLELGEGNLAAADELRGAALDAAPATRGESTQIGEFEWLTDSDSRLGPVCELTVAGGYRWVPFDSMKSLTLGPVTALTDLVWRSAVVGLRDATVLRGYLPVRYPGSETGSAATRLARETTWKDVGETGVIALGQKTWSTDKGDVGLLDIGECRFNHDERV